A DNA window from Helianthus annuus cultivar XRQ/B chromosome 15, HanXRQr2.0-SUNRISE, whole genome shotgun sequence contains the following coding sequences:
- the LOC110913814 gene encoding uncharacterized protein K02A2.6-like: MKEEDEEKTTFHTDKEIFCYQKMPFGLKNVGATYQRLVDKAFASQIGKNMEAYVDDLTTNNEAEYEALIAGLRLAKEMKVQKLEVFTDSLLVSSQVNESYIAKEPNMKRYKEESKELMDTFQTCSIKQIPRSQNKKADALSKLASLTFAHLTKKVLVEVLKAPSIDELEVQDVIIDEDPNWMTPMKKFLKNGELPSDQTEAERVKIKARQYVLQSETLYKKGYLAPLLRCVGPEKSQYLIKEIHEGICGAHFGARSVVAKLMNLGYFWPSMHRDAAEQLKKCDVCQIHAPVPKSPKHDLVPITSAWPFYKWGMDIVGPFPPSKGGVKFLLVAIDYFTKWPEVKPLAKITGKQVIDFVWENIICRYGLPGVLVTDNGKQFAEKPFSIWCKEYRINQVFSSVAYPQSNGQVERTNRSIVEGIKTRLGRYESNWLEELPSVL; encoded by the exons atgaaagaagaagatgaagaaaagacaACGTTCCACACCGATAAAGAAAtcttttgttaccaaaagatgcctttcgGCCTCAAAAACGTTGGGGCAACCTACCAACGTTTAGTGGACAAAGCCTTTGCAAGCCAAATTGGTAAAAACATGGAAGCATATGTcgatgacttg ACAACCAACAACGAAGCCGAATACGAAGCACTGATAGCCGGCTTAAGACTGGCTAAAGAGATGAAGGTccagaagcttgaagtgttcacagattcgCTGCTGGTATCAAGCCAGGTGAATGAAAGCTACATTGCAAAGGAGCCCAACATGAAAAGATACAAAGAAGAATCCAAAGAATTGATGGATACCTTCCAAACATGTAGTATCAAGCAAATCCCCAGGTCCCAAAACAAGAAGGCAGATGCCTTAAGCAAGCTTGCGTCTCTCACCTTTGCCCACCTTACAAAGAAGGTGTTGGTAGAAGTGTTAAAGGCTCCATCAATTGATGAGTTAGAAGTTCAAGATGTAATCATCGatgaagatccaaattggatgactccaatGAAGAAATTCCTCAAAAACGGTGAATTGCCTAGTGATCAAACAGAGGCTGAAAGGGTTAAAATTAAGGCAAGGCAGTATGTACTACAAAGTGAAACCCTTTACAAAAAAGGTTATCTTGCTCCCTTGTTAAGATGCGTAGGTCCCGAGAAAAGTCAATATTTGATCAAAGAAATTCACGAAGGtatatgcggagctcattttggagctagatcGGTGGTTGCCAAACTCATGAACCTTGGGTATTTTTGGCCCTCAATGCACCGAGATGCCGCTGAGCAGCTAAAGAAGTGTGATGTCTGCCAAATTCATGCACCTGTCCCAAAAAGTCCTAAACATGACCTTGTCCCAATAACCTCAGCATGGCCCTTCTACAAATGGGGCATGGACATCGTCGGACCATTCCCCCCAAGCAAAGGTGGAGTAAAATTTTTGTTGGTGGCCatagattatttcaccaagtggccCGAAGTTAAACCACTTGCAAAAATCACGGGCAAGCAGGTCATTGACTTTGTTTGGGAGAACATTATTTGCCGTTATGGATTGCCGGGAGTACTTGTCACTgacaatggaaagcaatttgctGAGAAGCCTTTCAGCATTTGGTGCAAAGAATACAGGATAAATCAagtcttcagctcagtggcttacccgcaatcaaacGGTCAAGTTGAAAGGACGaatcgaagcatagtggaagggatcaaaacaagattgggaaGGTATGAAAGCAACTGGCTTGAAGAGTTGCCAAGTGTTTTATAG
- the LOC110913815 gene encoding uncharacterized protein LOC110913815, with protein sequence MSTPLGVNYFVAPGSLQGFNLLPQMMTQMMTGFPRQHFINQVLATQGNSNNVGARVEEDLAKPYKPSNLSCFSQQIADYDFQTKIKMPSHIRTYDGTEDHEDHLQIFTSAARIGKWSNAECCLMFMQTLVGSVRIWFNDLPARSVRSFDDLSKGFLANFSQQRRYVKDATVIFQIKQRDDESLREFIEKYKKEGLTYVGADENLRVAGFMNAITSKYLTRDFNKSLPKTLEEALERVEAHIRGEEAVDIKEQRKRGSSWRGNSPARKRGNFNSYDRRQKGSDHRRSEGRNPPSREKGMSFTPLTKTPQEILATEELKKRIEEVVKSGELAHLVKGVRDKMVEGKGTEVNMVDFDGRVPHKRQRLEAWELQCVCFPPTEKNPLSNPLVVEATMGTLQTSRAYIETGAATEIMFENEGQKERTQLTFVVINIPSNYDVIIERPGQCAFYMAVSVSHGTVKFPTERGIATLQPSQEAYMVEGESSKSEEDKQRLIINPKYPEQRIRVNPNLSQETLSYLEKLLTHHSDVFAWCPEDMTGIPRNIAEHELRIPPDVKPMVQKKRSIAPERSLAAC encoded by the exons ATGAGCACTCCCTTGGGAGTTAACTACTTTGTTGCacctggaagccttcaaggctttaacctTCTGCCTCagatgatgacccagatgatgaCCGGTTTCCCAAGGCagcacttcatcaatcaagtgctagCAACCCAAGGGAACAGCAACAACGTGGGTGCAAGGGTTGAAGAAGATTTAGCcaaaccttacaagccaagtaacctCTCATGCTTTTCACAGcaaatagccgattatgattttcaaacaaAGATCAAAATGCCGTCCCACATTAGAacatatgatgggactgaagatcatgaagaccatcttcagatctttacTAGTGCCGCAAGAATCGGgaaatggtcaaatgctgaatgttgtttgatgttcatgcaaacccttgtcgGATCAGTCAGAATCTGGTTCAATGACTTACCTGCTCGAAGCGTTCGAAGTTTCGATGATCTAAGCAAAGGGTTCCTAGCCAATTTCTCTCAACAGAGGCGGTatgtcaaagatgccacagtgATCTTTCAGATCAAACAAAGAGATGATGAAAGCCTTCGAGAGTTCATAGAAAAATACAAGAAGGAAGGTCTAACTTATGTGGGGGCAGACGAAAATCTGAGGGTGGCCGGTTTCATGAATGCCATTACCTCAAAATATCTCACAAGGGATTTCAACAAATCCCTGCCCAAGACCTTGGAAGAAGCTCTCGAAAGGGTTGAAGCCCACATCCGGGGAGAGGAGGCAGTAGACATtaaagaacaaaggaaaagaggatccaGCTGGCGAGGCAATAGCCCAGCTAGAAAGAGAGGAAACTTCAACTCCTATGACAGACGCCAAAAGGGTTCAgaccatcgaaggtctgaaggccggaaccctcccAGCAGGGaaaaaggcatgagtttcacacCTCTCACCAAGACTCCTCAAGAAATCCTAGCTACAGaagaa ctTAAGAAAAGGATTGAAGAAGTTGTTAAGTCCGGAGAACTTGCTCATTTGGTAAAAGGAGTAAGGGACAAAATGGTTGAAGGAAAAGGCACGGAAGTCAATATGGTGGATTTTGATGGAAGGGTTCCACACAAGAGGcaacggttggaagcttgggagcttcagtgtgtttgcTTTCCCCCAACAGAGAAAAACCCTCTTTCAAACCCTCTCGTGGTAGAGGCAACTATGGGAACATTACAAACAAGTAGGGCATACATAGAAACTGGGGCAGCTActgaaatcatgtttgagaa CGAAGGTCAGAAAGAAAGAACCCAactcacctttgtggttatcaatatTCCCTCAAACTATGACGTGATCATCGAGAGGCCAGGAcagtgtgcattttacatggctgtGTCTGTCAGCCATGGCACTGTCAAATTTCCCACCGAGAGGggaatagcaacccttcaaccgtCCCAGGAAGCCTACATGGTTGAAGGTGAAAGCTCCAAAagtgaagaagacaagcaaaggctaatcataaatcctaagtaccctgaaCAGAGAATAAGGGTCAACCCAAACCTTTCACAAGAAACCCTTTCATATCTTGAAAAATTGCTAACACACCACAGCGATGTCTTCGCTTGGTGTCCGGAAGATATGACGGGGATCCCCCGAAACATTGCTGAACATGAGTTAAGGATACCACCAGATGTTAAGCCTatggtccaaaagaaaagaagtatAGCACCTGAGAGAAGCCTGGCTGCTTGCTAA
- the LOC110911785 gene encoding photosystem I reaction center subunit psaK, chloroplastic, which produces MAAVMTSLPQFTGLKATSSSLSPVQSMVSLQPMKPKGKGKGALGVRCDFIGSSTNLIMVTSTTLMLFAGRFGLAPSANRKATAGLKLEVRDSGLQTGDPAGFTLADTLACGTVGHIIGVGVVLGLKNIGAI; this is translated from the exons ATGGCTGCTGTCATGACTTCTCTTCCTCAATTCACTGGTTTAAAGGccacttcatcatcactttcccCGGTTCAAAGCATG GTATCATTGCAACCAATGAAACCCAAGGGAAAGGGAAAGGGAGCTTTAGGTGTTCGTTGCGATTTCATCGGTTCATCTACAAATCTG ATAATGGTGACATCAACCACCTTGATGTTGTTTGCTGGCCGATTCGGATTGGCACCGTCAGCAAACAGGAAGGCGACCGCAGGGCTAAAGCTCGAGGTGAGGGATTCAGGGCTTCAAACCGGCGACCCTGCTGGCTTCACACTTGCTGACACGTTGGCGTGCGGAACTGTTGGTCACATTATTGGTGTTGGTGTTGTTTTAGGCCTCAAGAACATTGGTGCCATCTAA
- the LOC110911786 gene encoding uncharacterized protein LOC110911786: protein MSKLRDKRPPELTATSTNTQQNYDDAALEGVAANVKLLLKLIQDHKDACKTQRNDGKRMLRVAGMMTIIDMVRTRIQKCQSFGTKRAEFPRSSPVQSPNKDKRLSDSTTNDDKESLKRELSATLAARKSLEIMCSSLGKEKEIMMGELTKKAHELAEMEEHINHLKAQNETLLEKVHECAEVHKEEEKEKETQGTIELQEHNKSLSKQLLKLLDEYRSMKRKLKDAHEENTVMQSTIEETGVKVSCSLEKIRNYRQHLTTESDEIVDIEEGMTELEHMLKCFELNEKRNGKKGGEHVKKTHIQS, encoded by the exons ATGAGTAAGCTTAGGGATAAAAGACCTCCAGAATTAACTGCAACATCAACAAATACACAACAAAATTATGATGATGCAGCTTTAGAAG GTGTTGCTGCAAATGTGAAGTTACTATTGAAATTGATTCAAGATCACAAAGATGCAtgcaaaacacaaagaaatgatgGGAAAAGGATGTTAAGGGTGGCAGGAATGATGACCATCATCGACATGGTTCGAACGAGGATTCAGAAATGCCAATCGTTTGGAACCAAACGAGCGGAGTTTCCAAGGTCGAGTCCTGTTCAAAGCCCAAACAAGGACAAACGGTTATCCGACTCAACAACGAATGATGACAAAGAAAGCCTGAAAAGAGAGCTCAGTGCAACTTTGGCTGCGCGAAAGAGTCTGGAAATCATGTGCTCCAGTTTGGGTAAAGAAAAGGAGATAATGATGGGAGAGTTGACGAAAAAAGCACACGAGTTAGCTGAAATGGAGGAACATATAAACCACCTTAAAGCACAAAACGAGACGTTGTTGGAGAAGGTACACGAATGCGCAGAAGTGCATAAGGaggaagaaaaagagaaagaaacaCAAGGAACCATAGAGCTTCAAGAACATAACAAGTCACTTTCAAAGCAACTTTTGAAATTATTAGATGAATACAGGTCAATGAAAAGAAAACTAAAAGACGCGCATGAAGAGAATACGGTGATGCAGTCGACAATAGAGGAAACGGGAGTCAAAGTTAGTTGCAGTTTAGAAAAGATACGAAACTATCGACAACATCTCACAACAGAAAGTGATGAAATTGTGGACATTGAAGAAGGGATGACAGAGTTAGAGCATATGTTGAAGTGTTTTGAACTAAATGAGAAAAGAAATGGCAAAAAGGGTGGTGAACATGTGAAAAAAACACATATACAGTCGTAG